ACTAAAAATGTAGTTGCAATATAAAACCTGAATCCTTACGGTACAACTGGTTTCATTTTAAAACCATAAAGGATATCCCCATGCCTTCCTCCCCCTTGAGTAACAAAGTGGTGGTGCTGTTCGCCATCGCCTGCGGCCTGTCAGTGGCCAATGTCTATTACGCACAGCCGTTGCTCGACGCCATGGCCGAGACCTTCGCCATGGACCACGCCACTGTCGGCATCATCATTGCCCTCACCCAGGTCGGTTATGGCGTGGGCCTGTTATTGCTGGTGCCACTCGGGGATTTGCTCAACCGGCGCAAGCTCATCGTCAGCCAACTGCTGCTCTCCACGCTGGCCGTGCTGGTGGTGGGATTGTCCTCAAACAGTTTCTGGCTGTTGGCCGGCATGGCACTGACCGGCCTGTTGGCGGTGGTCGCTCAAGTGCTGGTGGCATTGGCTGCTCATCTGGCGTCGCCCGAACAGCGCGGGCAGGTGGTGGGGTTGGTCACCAGCGGTATCGTGGTCGGTTTGCTGCTGGCCCGCACGGTGTCTGGCGCGATGGCCGACCTGGCGGGATGGCGCTCGGTTTACTTGCTGTCGGCGGGCTTGACGCTGGTGATGGCGATCTTGCTGTGGCGCGTATTGCCAAGCACCGAACAACCGCGCGCCACCGGCACTTATGGTGCGCTGCTCCGCTCGGTCTTCAGCCTGTTCAAGGAGGAAAAGGTCCTGCGTGACCGCGCCGTGCTGGCGATGTTGATTTTCGCCGCCGGCACCGTCTTGTGGACGCCACTGGTACTGCCCTTGAGCGCCCCGCCGCTGTCGCTTTCCCATACGCAGATTGGCCTGTTCGGACTCGCCGGCGCCGCCGGAGCACTTGGCGCTGCCCGCGCCGGTCGCTTGGCCGACAAAGGCTTTGCCCAGTGGACCAGCGGCACGGCATTGCTGCTGATGCTGCTGTCCTGGGTCGCCATCGGTTTTACCCAATCATCGTTGTGG
The genomic region above belongs to Pseudomonas azotoformans and contains:
- a CDS encoding MFS transporter, coding for MPSSPLSNKVVVLFAIACGLSVANVYYAQPLLDAMAETFAMDHATVGIIIALTQVGYGVGLLLLVPLGDLLNRRKLIVSQLLLSTLAVLVVGLSSNSFWLLAGMALTGLLAVVAQVLVALAAHLASPEQRGQVVGLVTSGIVVGLLLARTVSGAMADLAGWRSVYLLSAGLTLVMAILLWRVLPSTEQPRATGTYGALLRSVFSLFKEEKVLRDRAVLAMLIFAAGTVLWTPLVLPLSAPPLSLSHTQIGLFGLAGAAGALGAARAGRLADKGFAQWTSGTALLLMLLSWVAIGFTQSSLWALVLGVIVFDLGLQAVHVTSQSLIYAVRPDAQSRLVAGYMLFYSVGSALGSISATALYAWGGWIGVCGLGAAINLLALIYWLATLPPGPVSVLAAGHALQHAVTADHPMEQRRRQVQQHGQE